The following coding sequences lie in one Arachis hypogaea cultivar Tifrunner chromosome 4, arahy.Tifrunner.gnm2.J5K5, whole genome shotgun sequence genomic window:
- the LOC112797350 gene encoding putative disease resistance protein RGA4, which translates to MVASAIGNTITEITRLSTLRVFGKKTTIIIDNIKRHLLSIKEMVELEHGDAAAPTPAWLMDIPLADVATDLWDLLENQKQSNKSSSFLSIEKRLQRIVDDLTKQPLLKIDRNMKDWEMEIPIGFKDNKEAIIERMLALTKAKGAVAVVAISGIRGTGKTTLAKFVCDDDEKVKNHFDMVFWIDNIHGESYADYVVQQMVHQLATKKKKVENNGSIENVNLQESIDGNKFLLVLDGLHNENRDEWFKLKEKLKEAASSSSAAVLVTTQNYLLRNAIDGDYYTTPKLSEEDSWTLFKQVVREDPSESNIKNAQKKMLSKCGGVPLGILTMARLWKSRGDITEDSETGDLEELFMQEMQLIYYNELPSWHLKQCFAYLSFIFPCEYPSVEENELTRLWMAEGFLGAVHVDSNSSSSSCSPQPQPEDLAHNCIQELGRRSILSVYTDKRDNMTECYLDNELISGLSRFVAGKDRFCMDDGNADVKETIPRVALTSKNFYVSNGTLSSLIENNKSLRTLLWDGQLSKFPNGVNLRFSACDAIFCAFKSLRVLKLRDLGIKILPVSIGELKSIRYLDLSRNNMKTLPSSIGKLKLLQTLKLSHCLQLRELPNEVKYLVSLRHLEIDECLHLSHLPATLKKLTKLETLSNFVVSTLNNHKRILGFKELVNLNNLSGQLEISHLERLKFVDGHHDAAAYLKEKQQLKRLILNWNHDNDHEDNKRDDERSLEQLEPHPNLQQLHIVGYSGVKYSSWLSSLNNLVDLSLNNCSKCESLPLEQFPKLKYLHLRRLDSLKYVIDQDDRCSWLEPEHLQSLSITDCPNLMSWWKGNTHNKALLFGTIKEMEIKYCPKLNSLPLFPNLEESLELEGSSVKPLLDTINYSGMASNSSSDWPLSRVKYLRIKNVEQHSLLPEDWLRNFVSLKYIRISERMSLIKGFKHLHSLSIMTIENCTLVDLSRDEWEGLQSLELLLLYQLAKLESLPKGIKHLTSLTYLDIETCPELKTLTEEIGHLKSLKTLCIIDCHKLASLPKGMINLKSLNWLLIRSCPLLLPRCQQGTGDDWPKIKHIKHIQLVGASEAYDQ; encoded by the coding sequence ATGGTTGCAAGCGCAATTGGAAATACCATCACTGAAATCACGAGGTTGAGCACGCTACGTGTTTTTGGCAAGAAGACGACAATCATCATTGACAATATCAAACGTCATTTGTTATCCATCAAAGAAATGGTAGAGCTGGAGCATGGTGATGCTGCTGCACCTACACCTGCTTGGCTAATGGACATCCCACTCGCAGATGTGGCCACCGATTTGTGGGATTTGTTGGAGAATCAAAAACAAAGTAACAAGTCTTCATCATTTCTCTCTATCGAAAAGCGATTACAACGTATTGTTGATGATTTAACAAAGCAGCCGCTGTTGAAGATTGACCGAAACATGAAGGACTGGGAGATGGAGATTCCTATTGGGTTCAAAGATAATAAGGAAGCTATCATAGAGAGGATGTTGGCTCTAACAAAAGCAAAAGGTGCTGTTGCGGTGGTTGCAATTTCAGGGATACGAGGGACAGGGAAGACAACTCTGGCTAAATTTGTctgtgatgatgatgagaaagtgaaaaaccatttTGATATGGTTTTTTGGATCGACAATATCCACGGCGAGTCTTACGCAGATTACGTTGTACAACAAATGGTTCATCAGTTggcaacaaagaagaagaaagttgAAAACAATGGGTCAATTGAAAATGTTAATCTTCAAGAATCCATAGATGGAAACAAGTTTCTTCTTGTGCTAGATGGTCTGCACAACGAGAACCGTGATGAATGGTTCAAGTTGAAGGAGAAACTGAAAGAGGCAGCTAGTTCATCAAGTGCTGCGGTTCTTGTAACAACGCAAAATTATCTTTTAAGAAATGCTATTGACGGAGATTATTATACAACACCAAAGCTGAGTGAAGAAGATTCGTGGACTCTATTTAAGCAAGTTGTAAGAGAAGATCCAAGTGAATCAAACATTAAAAATGCCCAGAAAAAGATGTTAAGCAAGTGCGGAGGAGTCCCTCTGGGGATACTAACAATGGCAAGACTGTGGAAGTCTCGCGGAGACATTACCGAGGATTCAGAAACAGGGGATTTGGAAGAGCTATTTATGCAGGAGATGCAGTTGATATATTACAACGAGCTCCCCTCTTGGCATCTAAAGCAATGTTTTGCTTATTTATCATTCATATTCCCCTGTGAATACCCGAGTGTTGAGGAAAATGAACTAACTAGGCTTTGGATGGCTGAAGGGTTTCTAGGGGCTGTTCATGTGGATTCAAATTCGTCTTCATCTTCTTGCTCTCCTCAGCCACAACCGGAAGATCTGGCGCATAACTGCATACAAGAACTCGGCCGTAGGTCAATCCTCAGTGTCTACACAGACAAAAGAGACAACATGACAGAGTGCTATTTGGATAACGAGCTAATCTCGGGATTGTCAAGATTTGTGGCTGGTAAAGACCGCTTTTGCATGGACGATGGTAACGCGGATGTCAAAGAAACAATCCCAAGAGTGGCATTAACCAGTAAAAACTTTTATGTTTCAAATGGGACTCTTTCATCCCTCATTGAAAATAACAAAAGTTTGCGTACCCTTCTATGGGACGGGCAGCTTTCGAAATTTCCAAACGGGGTAAACTTAAGATTTTCTGCATGTGATGCAATATTTTGTGCATTTAAGAGCCTGCGTGTGTTGAAACTAAGAGATTTGGGCATTAAGATTTTACCCGTTTCAATCGGGGAGTTGAAGAGTATAAGATACCTCGATCTTTCTCGCAATAACATGAAGACACTTCCCAGTTCCATTGGTAAGTTGAAGCTTTTGCAAACCTTAAAATTGTCCCATTGTCTGCAGCTGAGAGAGTTGCCAAATGAGGTGAAGTACTTGGTGAGTCTTAGGCATCTTGAAATAGATGAATGCCTGCACCTTTCACATCTGCCAGCAACTTTGAAGAAGCTCACAAAGCTTGAGACTTTATCGAATTTTGTGGTTAGCACTCTCAACAACCACAAGCGCATTCTAGGCTTCAAGGAACTTGTTAATCTGAATAACTTGAGTGGACAGTTGGAGATTTCACATTTGGAGCGATTGAAGTTTGTGGATGGACATCATGATGCTGCTGCatatttgaaagagaaacaacAACTCAAGCGTCTCATTCTGAATTGGAatcatgacaacgaccatgaggACAACAAAAGGGACGATGAAAGATCATTGGAACAACTGGAGCCACATCCAAACCTACAGCAGCTACACATAGTAGGATACAGCGGTGTCAAGTATTCATCTTGGCTCTCGTCTCTGAACAATCTCGTTGACTTAAGTTTGAACAACTGCTCCAAGTGTGAATCTCTTCCGTTGGAGCAATTCCCGAAACTGAAATATCTCCATCTTCGAAGACTGGACTCTTTGAAATATGTAATAGATCAAGATGACCGTTGCAGTTGGCTGGAACCGGAACATCTGCAATCCCTGTCAATAACTGATTGCCCAAATCTCATGAGTTGGTGGAAAGGGAATACTCACAACAAAGCATTATTGTTTGGCACTATAAAAGAAATGGAAATTAAGTACTGTCCCAAACTGAATTCATTGCCCCTGTTTCCTAATCTTGAAGAAAGTCTGGAGTTAGAGGGCTCCAGTGTGAAACCATTATTAGACACCATAAACTATAGTGGGATGGCATCAAATTCAAGTTCTGATTGGCCCCTATCCAGAGTGAAATATTTGAGAATTAAAAATGTGGAGCAACATTCTCTTCTACCGGAAGACTGGCTTAGAAACTTCGTGTCTCTCAAATACATTCGCATTAGTGAAAGAATGTCACTAATAAAAGGCTTCAAACATCTACATTCACTTTCAATCATGACTATTGAAAATTGTACACTAGTTGATTTATCAAGGGACGAATGGGAGGGTCTGCAGAGCCTTGAGCTTCTATTACTATACCAATTAGCTAAGCTGGAGTCTCTTCCAAAAGGAATCAAACATCTTACATCTTTGACTTATCTTGATATTGAGACTTGTCCCGAGTTAAAAACCCTGACAGAGGAAATAGGACATCTCAAATCCCTTAAAACCCTTTGCATTATAGACTGTCACAAGTTAGCTTCGCTTCCCAAGGGAATGATCAACCTCAAATCACTAAATTGGTTATTGATTAGGAGCTGCCCATTGTTGTTGCCAAGGTGTCAACAGGGAACCGGTGATGATTGGCCAAAGATTAAGCACATCAAACATATCCAGTTGGTCGGTGCCTCTGAAGCCTACGACCAATGA
- the LOC140184227 gene encoding uncharacterized protein: MGELIVKKVLLNPGSSVDVLFYSTFKKMQLSDKSLQPSGGELAGFSGERVPISGYVWLRTTLGEFPNSKTLDIQFLVVDCVSPYNIILGRPSLNSFGAIVSTIHLCVKFFLQDDKITTVHADHKEARNATMQA; encoded by the coding sequence ATGGGAGAACTGATTGTGAAAAAGGTGTTACTCAATCCAGGAAGCAGTGTCGATGTCTTGTTCTACTCCACATTCAAGAAGATGCAATTAAGCGATAAGTCACTACAGCCATCAGGAGGAGAACTGGCAGGTTTCTCGGGCGAAAGAGTCCCCATATCAGGTTATGTCTGGTTGAGAACGACATTAGGAGAATTCCCAAACTCTAAAACACTGGACATTCAATTTCTAGTAGTCGACTGTGTTAGCCCTTACAATATCATTTTGGGACGTCCATCCCTTAACTCTTTTGGAGCCATTGTTTCCACCATTCATTTGTGTGTCAAGTTCTTCTTGCAGGATGACAAAATAACAACAGTCCACGCCGACCATAAGGAGGCCAGGAATGCTACAATGCAAGCTTAA